The Lasioglossum baleicum chromosome 12, iyLasBale1, whole genome shotgun sequence genome includes a region encoding these proteins:
- the LOC143214339 gene encoding uncharacterized protein LOC143214339 yields MTRCQSLHSYGSATMAESGPLWTDQKDSRCPRGTITCGMLPTLRALASKECENSQGTICLVPFDTEMDSASHLQMILLEAYCRETGIKVLRVSRERIKEHLCPGSCDLSCVLICNDDPYFLDPPE; encoded by the exons ATGACACGTTGCCAGAGCTTGCACTCCTACGGGTCCGCCACCATGGCTGAAAG TGGACCGCTATGGACGGACCAGAAAGATTCCAGATGCCCCAGGGGAACCATCACTTGCGGCATGTTGCCTACCTTACGAGCCCTCGCTTCGAAAGAATGCGAGAACAGCCAGGGCACCATCTGCCTGGTGCCGTTCGACACGGAAATGGACTCCGCCAGCCATCTGCAGATGATCCTGTTGGAGGCGTATTGTCGCGAGACAGGGATCAAAGTGTTACGGGTGTCCAGAGAGAGGATAAAAGAGCATCTGTGCCCGGGAAGCTGCGATCTATCCTGCGTGTTGATCTGCAACGACGATCCATATTTCCTCGATCCCCCCGAGTGA
- the LOC143214337 gene encoding electron transfer flavoprotein beta subunit lysine methyltransferase-like, whose translation MPSIWKTWNRVTGSRCIPRVCILDPDVVREILNNTEISRSHMTPEIKLFLLTPNCDLYHAPFSSIIESDETKRRVFSEPFWSIYWPGGQALTRFILDQGKNIFSRSGNRVLDLGAGCGAAAIAAKLVGADIVVANDIDKVACVAASMNAALNHVDVQVSQENLLQQSHGKLADVIFIGDMLYDEEIADVLVPWLEKARENGTRIFLADPGRHGLTEDLKSRMKIIGRYSLPENVRSENYGYHKCEIWEYLGFKRNCS comes from the exons ATGCCGAGCATCTGGAAGACCTGGAACCGCGTCACTGGCTCTCGATGCATTCCTCGGGTGTGCATTCTTGATCCCGATGTGGTCCGAGAGATCCTGAACAACACGGAGATCTCGAGGAGCCACATGACGCCGGAAATCAAGCTGTTCCTGCTGACACCGAACTGCGATCTTTATCATGCTCCGTTCTCCAGCATTATCGAGTCGGACGAGACAAAGAGACGCGTCTTCTCCGAGCCCTTCTGGTCCATTTACTGGCCAGGTGGACAGGCCCTGACGAGATTTATCTTGGACCAGGGGAAGAATATTTTTTCGCGGTCTGGGAATCGCGTCTTGGACCTGGGGGCTGGCTGCGGAGCCGCCGCTATCGCTGCGAAACTCGTCGGCGCGGACATCGTTGTTGCGAACGACATAGATAAAG TGGCGTGCGTCGCAGCTTCGATGAACGCGGCACTGAACCACGTGGACGTGCAGGTGTCGCAAGAGAATTTGTTGCAACAATCGCACGGGAAGCTCGCGGACGTCATTTTCATCGGAGACATGCTGTACGACGAGGAAATCGCCGACGTTCTGGTCCCTTGGCTCGAGAAAGCTCGGGAAAACGGCACTCGGATTTTCCTGGCCGATCCAGGAAGACACGGTCTCACAGAAGACTTGAAATCACGGATGAAGATAATCGGACGGTACTCGCTTCCGGAGAATGTTCGAAGCGAGAACTATGGCTACCATAAGTGCGAGATATGGGAGTACCTTGGCTTCAAAAGAAATTGCTCTTAA